One part of the Ignavibacteriales bacterium genome encodes these proteins:
- a CDS encoding PAS domain S-box protein codes for VRMIGTIMDITDRKRLDTALQKSQSLLAKAELMGNVGGWEFDIDTLQQTWTEGVYRIHELDLSYLPTVDKGINFYTQASRPIIEQAVQRAIEHEKPFDLELEIITAKGNLRQVHAMGSAELARRKVFGFFQDITDRKQAESSLRTLSLRQEAILAAVPDIIMEVNKNKEYIWANRPGIEFFGDDVIGKEAAFYFEGEQDTYNNVQPLFEGVDNTIYLESWQRRKDGQKRFLGWWCRVLKDENGNVTGALSTARDLTERKQAETALSESEERFRNVFENASVGKSMTSLDGRIKVNRAFCEMVGYSPEELSKLKWQQLTHRDDIDRDQQIINSLIARERDSARWEKRYIHKEGNIVWADVATVLQRDRAGKPLYFITTVVDITERRSAEATLQKSEKRLREAQEMAHLGFWTWNVKTGEVEWSEEVFKIFCLDPKEFTPQIDSILALSPWPEDRHRDQELIKKAIETHSPGAYEQRFLRPDQSIGHYYSTFQGVYDEKGDLISIVGTVLDITERKCAEDALRASKDELHRLLKSMTAAFVLFESVFADDGHFISYRFVYINEAYERLTGVKNDEVKGKTIHEVWPNTEPEWIKRYGEVAVTGVSQTFDMYHGPTAHHYHCNVYRPGDTQDRFCVVFEDITERKRLEKEQFRLLDILENSLNEIYVFDSSTLRFEYVNQGALRNIGYSLSEMQSLTPIDIKPQYTEGAFRDFIRPLIQEEQKKLVFETMHRRKNGTTYSIEAHLQLHKQEGKSLFFAVINDITVRKMAKEALLESEKKYHAVVDKANDGIMIGQDGVMKLSNASFAAMLGYEVLEVEGVEFSKMIPPENMGFLLERYQKRLAGEIVPAKYETALLHKNGERIPVEVNASIVQYEGKSADLVVMRDITERKHSEEKILSQLKELRRWQEVTLGREDRNRELKREVNELLLRLGETVRYPSQEDDRKQNEE; via the coding sequence GGTCAGAATGATCGGAACAATCATGGACATCACCGACCGCAAACGACTGGATACTGCGCTTCAGAAGAGCCAGAGCCTGCTGGCCAAAGCTGAACTGATGGGAAATGTCGGAGGCTGGGAATTCGATATTGACACCTTGCAGCAGACGTGGACAGAGGGCGTCTACCGCATCCATGAACTGGACCTTTCCTACCTGCCCACTGTGGACAAGGGCATCAACTTCTATACACAAGCGTCGCGTCCCATCATCGAACAAGCCGTGCAGCGAGCGATCGAGCACGAAAAGCCATTTGATCTGGAATTGGAGATCATAACTGCCAAAGGAAACCTTCGCCAGGTTCACGCTATGGGATCGGCAGAGCTGGCTCGCCGCAAAGTCTTTGGCTTCTTCCAGGACATCACCGACCGCAAGCAAGCAGAGAGCTCTTTGCGCACATTGTCGCTGCGCCAGGAAGCAATCCTTGCCGCCGTTCCGGATATCATCATGGAGGTGAACAAGAACAAGGAGTACATATGGGCGAATCGGCCGGGCATCGAGTTTTTCGGGGACGATGTGATCGGCAAAGAAGCTGCATTTTACTTCGAAGGAGAGCAGGACACATACAACAATGTTCAACCCCTTTTTGAGGGCGTTGACAACACCATCTATCTGGAGAGTTGGCAGCGGCGCAAGGACGGTCAGAAGCGCTTTCTTGGATGGTGGTGCAGGGTGTTGAAGGATGAAAACGGAAACGTGACGGGGGCACTCTCAACCGCCCGCGACCTCACAGAAAGAAAACAGGCGGAAACGGCGTTGAGCGAAAGCGAAGAGCGATTCAGGAATGTCTTTGAGAATGCCTCCGTAGGGAAATCGATGACCTCGCTCGATGGCCGGATAAAAGTCAACAGGGCTTTCTGTGAGATGGTGGGCTATTCTCCGGAGGAATTATCGAAACTGAAATGGCAGCAACTAACTCACAGGGATGACATTGATCGGGATCAGCAGATCATCAATTCGCTCATCGCGCGAGAGCGTGATTCAGCCCGTTGGGAGAAACGATACATCCACAAAGAGGGAAACATCGTCTGGGCGGATGTCGCCACCGTGTTGCAGCGCGACCGCGCAGGGAAACCGCTGTACTTCATCACCACAGTTGTTGATATTACGGAGCGCCGGAGCGCGGAGGCGACGCTGCAGAAGAGCGAGAAAAGACTGAGAGAAGCCCAGGAAATGGCTCATTTGGGTTTCTGGACATGGAACGTGAAAACGGGCGAAGTTGAGTGGTCAGAGGAAGTGTTCAAGATTTTCTGCCTCGATCCGAAGGAATTCACCCCTCAGATCGATTCAATCCTCGCATTATCGCCGTGGCCCGAAGATCGTCATCGCGATCAGGAGTTGATCAAGAAAGCGATCGAGACTCATAGCCCGGGTGCCTATGAGCAAAGATTCCTTCGCCCGGATCAGAGTATCGGGCACTACTACTCTACGTTCCAGGGAGTCTACGATGAAAAAGGCGATCTCATTTCGATTGTAGGGACTGTGTTGGACATCACGGAGCGCAAATGCGCAGAGGATGCGCTTCGTGCGAGCAAGGACGAATTGCATCGGCTTCTCAAGAGCATGACCGCTGCGTTCGTTCTGTTCGAGTCCGTTTTCGCAGATGACGGTCATTTCATCAGCTACCGATTTGTCTACATCAATGAAGCTTATGAGCGCCTCACCGGCGTGAAGAACGATGAAGTCAAAGGGAAGACGATACATGAGGTTTGGCCCAACACCGAACCGGAGTGGATCAAGAGGTATGGCGAGGTTGCCGTCACCGGCGTTTCACAGACCTTCGACATGTACCATGGCCCCACGGCCCATCACTATCACTGCAACGTCTACCGTCCCGGCGATACGCAGGACCGCTTCTGCGTGGTCTTTGAGGACATCACCGAACGCAAGCGATTGGAAAAGGAACAATTCCGACTCCTGGATATCCTTGAAAACAGTTTGAACGAGATCTATGTGTTCGATTCGTCCACGCTAAGATTTGAATATGTTAATCAAGGAGCTTTAAGAAATATCGGGTACAGTCTTTCCGAGATGCAAAGTCTCACGCCGATAGATATCAAACCCCAATATACCGAAGGGGCTTTCAGAGATTTTATTCGGCCATTAATACAAGAAGAACAAAAGAAACTCGTCTTTGAGACAATGCACAGGAGAAAGAACGGCACGACGTATTCAATCGAAGCTCATCTCCAATTGCATAAACAGGAAGGGAAGAGTCTGTTCTTTGCCGTGATAAATGACATCACCGTGCGCAAGATGGCGAAGGAGGCCTTGCTGGAAAGTGAGAAGAAATACCACGCCGTTGTTGACAAGGCAAACGACGGCATCATGATTGGTCAGGACGGGGTCATGAAATTGTCGAATGCCAGCTTTGCGGCCATGCTGGGTTATGAGGTACTCGAAGTGGAAGGGGTCGAATTCAGTAAAATGATTCCGCCGGAGAATATGGGGTTTCTATTGGAACGATATCAAAAGAGACTGGCCGGTGAAATAGTTCCTGCAAAGTATGAAACTGCGCTGTTGCACAAAAACGGAGAGAGGATACCTGTCGAAGTCAATGCCAGCATTGTCCAGTATGAAGGAAAATCTGCCGACTTGGTGGTCATGCGCGACATCACCGAGCGCAAGCATTCGGAAGAGAAAATCCTCAGTCAACTGAAGGAATTACGTCGTTGGCAGGAAGTCACACTCGGGCGCGAGGATAGAAACCGGGAACTCAAGCGAGAAGTGAACGAGCTGCTCCTCCGGTTGGGCGAGACGGTGCGCTATCCCAGCCAGGAAGATGACCGCAAACAAAACGAAGAGTGA